GTATGTATATTTGCCCCACAGCTCTGGCCGGCTTTCCATGAGTGACAGGTCAAGAATCCGGTGGATGCACCACACCCCAAAGCTCACTATCAAATCTAATCTCCAAACACAGCCCTCCCCACAATGAGGAACAGAGGAAATCAAAAAGTTGTTTAAACCTGCATCACTATTCCTCATGGCAGAACCAGACTTCCTATCAGAAGAATACTGAGGCTCACCTATTTGAACCCCCCGATTCATCTCTCTAGTTTCGGCTTCATAAAGAAATTTCTCTCTTGCGGCCACTCGGTCAATTAGATCCTCATCAGCCCCATCATTTTGTTTAAATAACCAATCAGATCCTTCCAATTTCAATAGCTTCACAATACAATGTCTGAAAGACTGAAGAAGTTTGGCCTCTGAATCCACAGTAGAAGTAGCTTCTTGAGTAATTGAACTTGACCTACTTCTAACTCCTTCACTCCCAACAGTAAGATTTTTGTCAGCTACACCAAACTGCTCAAAAGGTTGTCTAGACCAGAGGGATCTGGAACTAGAATTCAACTGTGAAGAGAAACCATCTCTGTAAACTTTTGTTGGAGAGAGTTCATCAAATACCAAAGGAGCTCCTGTTCTTGATCCAGAATTTGGATATAAGGACTGTTCATAAACTGTTCTACTAACAGAGGGTCCATATTGAATAGGATTGTCCCATTGTGCACCCTTATCAGACATGTGTAAGTCCCGTTGAGGGACAGAGTATCCTGACATGTCTGGCAAGCTATGGTATTTCTTCGTGTTGGCTGAACTTACAACAGTATCAGCAGGTCCAGAAGAGCAAGGATCATAATACGATCTTTCGCATTGCAACTGACTCTCTCTGGATATTGCCGGATTCTGGAAACTAGAGTTATGACTAGAGCTTAACCCATTTTGCAACTTTTGCCCTAAAGCAAAAGCCATCGAATCTCTACTATAGCTTGTGACACCCAATGGTGGGGATCTCAAAGCTGTTGACTCCATTTGACTATTCAAGTGATCAGAGTTTCTGTCTATAGCCATTCGATAGGATGCAAGCTGATAACCATGTACTGTAGCGGGCTGATAATCCAAACTTTCAACGGAAGGTAGATTGCGCACACTAGAATAGCGCCTCTCGCTGGAGTCTGGGACATTGCGGCTTGAATTCTGAACATATGCATCCAACAACTGCACATGGTTGGACCACATTGAGGAAGATCCCCTTTGAACCCCATATGCCGACTCTGTACTCCTTTGCACATTCTGCTGCTTGGGAGAGTTGTATAAACTTGAGTTGCTTAAATGATCAGATCCCCTGCCTCCCACCGATGTGAAGTATCCAGAAAATTCCTGTGCAGTGGTATCCACTTTCAGTGATGAAGAGGAAGGCTTGGAATCCACTCCCAGCAAAACATCCAGTTTCTTAGTCTTTGCTTCTTGAGTAGTTTGCCCATGGAAATCAAACAGTTGTCCCCAAAACTCATCAAGAACTCCAGCTAGCTGACGCCTTGCAGCACGTCCTAATCCTGCTAATCTTGAAAGACTTCCAGTACCACTTCCTCCTTCATCACCTCTCCCACTGAGACTCCTAAATGATCCTGGACCCTCAGATGTCAAAGATTGTGTGCTCCCAGAAACCCCTTTACCTGATTCATCATGTTCCCAAGCATCTgcctcatcatcatctttttcAGTTTGTAGATCTCCCTCCATTCCCAGAATCTTCTCAACAGGGTCCATTGATTCTGACTTCACACTTCTAGTGTCTAGCAATTTAACATCAGAAAGCACATTAGGAACAACTGAGACAGGGACTGACTCTACCGCCACTGGCATTTCCTCCACACATGTGAGGGAGCTAGTAAATGTAGAATTGGAATGATTTTCCTCTACAGTAGTCAACTGATGCCTGTGATCAGGCTCCGTAATAGTTTCAGGCAAGTTGATACGAGGATCTGCAACTAGTCCATCTGAATGACTCTCCAAACCCTTGCTCTGTGCCAGTGATGGTTCCTGCTTCTGAATGGGTGCCTCGCCGTGATAAGCACTTCCAGTTAAATCAGATTCTTCTCTCTCGGTGGATGTATCAGGTACAGCCTTTGGCACGTCCCAATCCCACGCCTGAGCATCTAATCTAGCACTAGCAGATTTTAATGGGGTGGCTAATAGCCAAAGCATCAAACAAAGTGATGCACAAGCAGTGACAAGAAGAACTACATATGAGAGAGATATACTGCTTCCCATATTCCACTTCAAATTACTTACCCAATCACTATTCCCAAATATCATTTCTACCACAAATATAAGCTTCAAGCCTAGCATCCCAATAAATGTGACAATGGCTAAAAACTCCACAATCTGAGAAATTTTGTAGACACCCATTATTGATCTTGATGCAGCAACACGGAAAAGGGGGATCACAGAAGATGGAAGCAGTAAAGCTACCATCACCTGTGTGAATATAAGTAGTTGATACATCCCTTCAGCTCCTAAACTCCACACACAGTAAAGGGCAGGAACAATGGCAATAACTCTGATTGTAACACAATGAAGCCAACCAGGAATATCCAACTTCAAGAAATCATGCAAAACTACTCGTCCACATAGACTCCAAGTTAATGACGTgatttgatttgagaaaaacaGAACAAATAGATAGACAAAGGGGCTCATAAACACCTGTAATGATAATATGGAAAATTAAACCTGATCAGTATCTATCACTTGATTCTGAACAGTATCTTCTAGTGATACTCATCATAACAAttgcatataaaaaaattaaaattttaacctGTTCCATTAGTGTCATTGCATCCTGAAAAGTAAGCATAACAAGGCCGGAACTGTTAAAGACAGATGCTGCTGAGATCATCAGCACATAATTCACCACATAAATACCACTGAACACGCCGAAGATGGCAAAAAAATGGTTATGACACAAAGCATCCTTGGAAATGTTTGGTGATCCCAGATGCTGCAGGAACATAACACAGAGCAAAGTCTCAGAAATTTAACAAGCACATCTCGAATGTAAGATCAGCATTGTTGCagtcagatttttttttggtgggtgggGAAATTAGTCATATGAGTTTACATGTACAGTAAAGAAGATTATAAGGGATGACCAAGTTATGAAAATATTCTTTGGCATGTGTGTATCAACATGAACAAATGACTAAAGATAATCTATTCTGGAGAATATttccaaattatattttaaataacatataCCAATTAAAGGAAGAGAATGAATCCCAAGCATGTTGCACTTCTAAGTTATTTCAAACAGGACATGGACTACCCAGTATGATGCACTAAAAGTGTAGTAAAGTAAGATTACAAGATAAAAGCATTCAGAAAAACATTTATGGTACAATGTGTGCAATAATAGAATAGTCCAGCATTGATAGTAATAAGAACAGCCAATGCACCAGAAGAAACCATGTCAATGGTTTATTTAAAATTGCAATTTCCTGAAGTTCATCCATAGAAAATAACTGGCATACAATGAATAAGCAACATTAATAGaaatttcttatataaataatttacaaCCAAGAGTGATATCCACTAAAGTTTTATCTCTAAATTCACAATGAGAACAATAATGTTCAATCTTCCCCAATGAAACAAACTTGTGTATCTTCCTCTACCAAAAAATTCTGTAATTAATCTTTAGCCATTTAAATCTATTTCAAGAAAGTCTTATCAAGAAGATGATCCCTGTACCCTGTGCCACTCCAAAATTCAATGAGTCAACTTTCTGCAAGCATGTATTACACAGAGGCACTAGCATTACTGACTACAAACCCTAACAAAGGGCAGAGATAGTAATAAAATAATCCACCTAAAGTGCAGTGTACTTAGAATATACAAGGATATCCGTGATGCGGGAagcaagaaaaattttattttaatttacttttatttaattgtgaagtcaattgtatttttataggtcaattggattttattttaggccttattagttaattaggtttttAGTATTTCATTTAATTTCCTAGAGTCAACggtatttttataattcaatcaatttgttttagaattagggtttctaaatCTAGTAGTCTATATAAGCAGGCTATTGTACTTCTATTTGGAAACAAGTTTATCACGAATAAAATTTCTCAGGGAATTATTCCAATGGTCTGGTGTGGACTCCTACGCTATctgtctttcttcttcttcttcttttttcctttttctttttctgttcttaaattttgttattgcaTCCATTTTGATTTATTCCTGCTTCAAATTTGGTATCAGGTTTTGTTTTTCTAAATCAATCTCCTATCCCAATTGTCAGGACATGAGGCCTATCTCAGCGTGTATTCTTTTCCAACTATGTGAGGTTACAATAAATTCATTGTACTTGCCCTCAACATTACTTCCATCTTTTATCAATTGTTAAACTACTTAAGAGTCAGCTACTACTACATTTCCAGCATTTCCAGTCTCATGTTCATGAGGGCCTGTATTGATCATCTAACTTAACCTCCTTTAACAAAGATTGAGATTGACTCTAAAAGATAAGGTTCTCTAAGCCAATATGGACACATACATATTGCTATGGAGTGCAATTTAGAACTCATACCATCATATGGTATGTCCCATCTGGTATGTCCCATATCAGAATCTTATAGCCTATCTGAACTCTAGTTGTGCCCTTTCTGCCACATAAAGACCTGTTTTAGATCCTTTACCCAGCACAAACACAGTGCTAACTAGAATTTAAGCCCTCATTGCaaataaaattatgtattaacTAAGGTGATCACAAGCATAGCCAGTGCCCTAAGAAAGCTGTACCCTAAAAAATGGTTACAGGTTCCTCTCACACTGAAAAAATTACACTTTCTTAACTCTGGTATCAAGTGTATGATTTAATGATTTCTACCGTACAATGAAGTAGAAGGTGTTCGGCAAATT
The DNA window shown above is from Quercus lobata isolate SW786 chromosome 7, ValleyOak3.0 Primary Assembly, whole genome shotgun sequence and carries:
- the LOC115953776 gene encoding ethylene-insensitive protein 2, which translates into the protein MEAENFNSYHLPDGINRLLPVVVPVLLVSVGYVDPGKWAATVEGGARFGSELVVLMLIFNFAAILCQYLSARIGLVTGRDLAQICSDEYDKFTCIILGVQTEVSVIALDLTMILGLAHGLNLLFGWDLFTCVFLTAVNAVLFPPFAILLENCKVKFLCICMSGFIFLFIVLGVLISQPEISPSMNGMLTISSGESAFALMSLLGASIMPHNFFLHSSIVQHLGSPNISKDALCHNHFFAIFGVFSGIYVVNYVLMISAASVFNSSGLVMLTFQDAMTLMEQVFMSPFVYLFVLFFSNQITSLTWSLCGRVVLHDFLKLDIPGWLHCVTIRVIAIVPALYCVWSLGAEGMYQLLIFTQVMVALLLPSSVIPLFRVAASRSIMGVYKISQIVEFLAIVTFIGMLGLKLIFVVEMIFGNSDWVSNLKWNMGSSISLSYVVLLVTACASLCLMLWLLATPLKSASARLDAQAWDWDVPKAVPDTSTEREESDLTGSAYHGEAPIQKQEPSLAQSKGLESHSDGLVADPRINLPETITEPDHRHQLTTVEENHSNSTFTSSLTCVEEMPVAVESVPVSVVPNVLSDVKLLDTRSVKSESMDPVEKILGMEGDLQTEKDDDEADAWEHDESGKGVSGSTQSLTSEGPGSFRSLSGRGDEGGSGTGSLSRLAGLGRAARRQLAGVLDEFWGQLFDFHGQTTQEAKTKKLDVLLGVDSKPSSSSLKVDTTAQEFSGYFTSVGGRGSDHLSNSSLYNSPKQQNVQRSTESAYGVQRGSSSMWSNHVQLLDAYVQNSSRNVPDSSERRYSSVRNLPSVESLDYQPATVHGYQLASYRMAIDRNSDHLNSQMESTALRSPPLGVTSYSRDSMAFALGQKLQNGLSSSHNSSFQNPAISRESQLQCERSYYDPCSSGPADTVVSSANTKKYHSLPDMSGYSVPQRDLHMSDKGAQWDNPIQYGPSVSRTVYEQSLYPNSGSRTGAPLVFDELSPTKVYRDGFSSQLNSSSRSLWSRQPFEQFGVADKNLTVGSEGVRSRSSSITQEATSTVDSEAKLLQSFRHCIVKLLKLEGSDWLFKQNDGADEDLIDRVAAREKFLYEAETREMNRGVQIGEPQYSSDRKSGSAMRNSDAGLNNFLISSVPHCGEGCVWRLDLIVSFGVWCIHRILDLSLMESRPELWGKYTYVLNRLQGIIDPAFSKPRSPMTPCFCLHIPEAYQQRSSPPVSNGMLPPASKPGRGKCTTAVMVLDIIKDVEIAISCRKGRTGTAAGDVAFPKGKENLASVLKRYKRRLSNKSVGAHEGSGPRKVPTSSPYIL